Proteins encoded by one window of Salvia splendens isolate huo1 chromosome 14, SspV2, whole genome shotgun sequence:
- the LOC121764209 gene encoding uncharacterized protein LOC121764209: MKRFGGTGALNEYEAFAAVHHTGSLTEFVAAFEPRLAQVPDISCQQYLGFFMAALRPEVQLQMKASKITTYKDAVELALDIDLMASAQPQRPAPSLPHAQSHPYTTQSGRSNSKGYSPNPTYLTASYKPVSKRFRNVSPEEYRRHIAAGTCVKCGLKFGPAHRCPPRTLNVMICEENDDAATESDPEDAEILETGAEPQLSVLSLNGLDTANTMKLFGKIAAQQLKVMIDSGANYCFISEECALRLALPITPTSPYSVVLGDSSTRRASGMCRTVPLTLETEEFVVSCYVFPLRNIDVILGVAWLASLGDVMANWQRASMDFRAHGRLVSLKGDPSLMRRACSTHDLRYLEEGDCCWVLRPMEKEATTEPFGMDSTLSAAAKSQLLELIGDFPATTKESVGLPPHRRTDHRIPLLPGTDPVSVRPYRYNHLQKDEMEKLVAEMLSSGVIQPSTSPFSSPVLLVRKKDGSWRFCVDYRKLNKRTVPDKYPIPVIQELLDELHGAKWFSKIDLKAGYHQIRVAPEDISKTAFRTHSGHYEFLVMPFGLTNAPATFQSLMNDIFRPALQKFVLVFFDDILVYNASWAAHLRHLRQVFEALNTHSLIVNSMKCLIGRTSVEYLGHIVSFEGVQMDPAKISAILRWPSPTSLKGVRGFLGLTGYYRRLIKDYGKIAAPLTELLKKSPISQARIVWTWPTAAVTAFAFLKSALTTAPLLRMPDFTKEFVIECDASGRGLWPS; encoded by the coding sequence ATGAAACGCTTCGGTGGCACTGGAGCATTGAACGAGTATGAAGCGTTCGCGGCGGTCCACCACACGGGCTCTCTGACCGAGTTCGTGGCAGCCTTTGAGCCGCGCCTCGCGCAAGTTCCGGATATCTCTTGTCAACAGTATCTGGGTTTCTTTATGGCGGCACTCCGCCCGGAGGTCCAGCTTCAGATGAAGGCCTCCAAAATAACCACGTACAAGGATGCAGTCGAATTGGCTCTTGATATCGACTTGATGGCGTCGGCCCAGCCGCAGCGGCCGGCCCCGTCTCTGCCTCACGCCCAGTCCCACCCCTACACAACTCAATCAGGCCGATCGAACTCCAAGGGGTACTCCCCAAACCCCACGTACTTAACGGCCTCGTATAAACCGGTGTCCAAGCGTTTCCGTAACGTGTCCCCGGAGGAGTATAGGAGACACATAGCAGCAGGGACTTGCGTAAAATGCGGCCTTAAGTTCGGACCGGCCCATCGATGTCCCCCCAGGACCCTCAACGTTATGATCTGCGAGGAAAACGACGATGCGGCCACTGAGTCCGACCCCGAGGACGCAGAGATTTTGGAGACCGGGGCGGAACCACAACTCTCAGTGTTGTCACTAAATGGCTTGGACACGGCGAATACAATGAAGCTATTCGGAAAAATCGCTGCACAACAGTTAAAAGTCATGATCGATAGCGGCGCAAACTACTGCTTTATATCGGAGGAGTGCGCACTACGTCTCGCGCTGCCTATTACCCCTACCTCACCCTACTCCGTGGTGCTAGGCGACAGCTCAACACGCCGCGCGTCAGGGATGTGTCGGACCGTACCACTAACCTTGGAGACAGAGGAGTTCGTGGTGTCTTGTTACGTGTTTCCCCTCCGGAACATCGACGTCATTCTGGGAGTTGCATGGCTCGCATCCCTCGGCGACGTCATGGCAAACTGGCAACGAGCATCCATGGATTTCAGAGCACACGGCCGGCTGGTCTCCCTCAAGGGGGACCCGTCCCTCATGCGCCGAGCATGCTCCACCCACGACCTCCGCTACCTCGAGGAGGGGGACTGTTGTTGGGTCCTCCGACCCATGGAAAAGGAGGCCACGACAGAGCCCTTCGGGATGGATTCGACCCTATCGGCAGCTGCCAAGTCACAACTACTCGAACTGATCGGGGACTTCCCGGCGACCACAAAGGAAAGCGTCGGTCTACCCCCGCACCGCCGCACGGACCACAGAATCCCGCTCCTTCCAGGTACCGACCCCGTTTCGGTCCGCCCCTATCGATATAATCACTTGCAAAAGGACGAAATGGAAAAACTCGTCGCAGAGATGCTGAGCTCGGGAGTGATCCAGCCCAGCACCAGCCCCTTCTCGAGCCCGGTCCTCCTAGTCCGCAAAAAGGACGGCTCGTGGAGGTTTTGCGTGGACTACAGGAAGCTTAACAAACGGACGGTACCAGACAAATATCCTATTCCAGTGATCCAGGAACTTCTCGACGAGTTGCACGGGGCCAAGTGGTTCAGCAAAATTGACTTGAAGGCGGGGTACCACCAGATTCGAGTGGCACCCGAGGACATTTCGAAAACGGCTTTCCGCACCCACTCCGGCCACTACGAATTTCTTGTCATGCCTTTCGGCCTCACCAACGCACCAGCTACGTTCCAGAGCCTGATGAACGACATTTTCCGACCGGCCCTTCAGAAATTTGTGTTAGTTTTTTTTGACGACATCCTCGTCTACAACGCGTCTTGGGCGGCTCATCTGCGCCACCTCCGACAGGTCTTCGAGGCGTTAAACACACACTCGCTCATCGTCAACTCGATGAAATGCCTCATAGGCCGGACTAGCGTTGAGTATCTCGGCCACATCGTGTCTTTCGAAGGAGTGCAAATGGACCCGGCTAAGATCTCGGCTATTCTTCGTTGGCCGAGCCCGACGTCTTTGAAGGGAGTACGCGGGTTCCTCGGATTGACAGGTTACTATCGGCGATTAATCAAAGACTATGGCAAGATTGCAGCCCCGTTAACTGAGCTCCTGAAGAAGTCACCTATTTCCCAAGCCAGGATCGTTTGGACATGGCCAACGGCGGCAGTTACCGCCTTCGCCTTCCTCAAGTCCGCACTGACGACAGCCCCTCTGCTCCGAATGCCAGATTTTACGAAGGAGTTCGTAATTGAGTGCGATGCTTCGGGCAGGGGCTTGTGGCCGTCCTAA